A single genomic interval of Nocardioides palaemonis harbors:
- the lspA gene encoding signal peptidase II, which produces MQAARGASLNPSDQTDQGPSGRRSGARLVFVAVAVLAYALDLGTKQWALAALADGDVPLLGDWFTLHLTFNPGAAFSTGTDFTIVFTCLAIVAVVVVLWLSRRLASTGWALALGLLLGGVGGNLTDRLVRDPEPLHGHVVDFLMLPNWPVFNIADVCINVAAGLIILQTFRGIALDGTRDAERSHPDEQDG; this is translated from the coding sequence ATGCAAGCAGCGCGAGGAGCGTCGCTGAACCCCAGCGACCAGACCGACCAGGGGCCGTCCGGTCGCCGCTCCGGCGCCCGGCTCGTGTTCGTCGCCGTTGCCGTCCTGGCCTACGCGCTGGACCTCGGCACCAAGCAGTGGGCGCTCGCGGCGCTCGCCGACGGCGACGTGCCGCTCCTCGGCGACTGGTTCACCCTGCACCTGACCTTCAACCCCGGTGCGGCGTTCAGCACCGGCACCGACTTCACCATCGTCTTCACCTGCCTGGCCATCGTGGCCGTCGTCGTGGTGCTGTGGCTGAGCCGCCGGCTCGCCAGCACCGGGTGGGCGTTGGCCCTGGGTCTGCTGCTCGGTGGTGTCGGCGGCAACCTGACCGACCGCCTGGTGCGCGACCCCGAGCCCCTGCACGGACACGTCGTCGACTTCCTGATGCTGCCGAACTGGCCGGTCTTCAACATCGCCGACGTGTGCATCAACGTCGCCGCCGGCCTGATCATCCTGCAGACCTTCCGCGGGATCGCGCTGGACGGCACCCGCGATGCCGAGCGCTCGCACCCCGACGAGCAGGACGGGTGA
- a CDS encoding RluA family pseudouridine synthase, translating to MGGHADQRTVFVPDGLAGERVDAAMARMFGFSRTRAADLITAGLVQVDGAAVGKSDRVDAGAMLDVTIPVEADPLEVVPEIVEGIRIIHDDDAIVVIDKPVGVAVHPSPGWTGPTVVGHLAGAGFRISTSGASERQGIVQRLDVGTSGVMVICKSEHAYSVLKNAFRHRTVDKTYHALVQGHPDPLAGTVDAPIGRHPHHDYKFAVMADGRHSVTHYETLEAHRFASLLEIHLETGRTHQIRVHMSALKHPCVGDLTYGADPVLAKRVGLERQWLHAMRLGFEHPESGEYVTYESTYPDDLAHALEVVRDGA from the coding sequence ATGGGGGGCCACGCCGACCAGCGCACGGTGTTCGTGCCCGACGGTCTCGCCGGCGAGCGGGTGGACGCCGCCATGGCGCGGATGTTCGGCTTCTCCCGGACCCGCGCGGCGGACCTGATCACCGCCGGCCTCGTGCAGGTCGACGGCGCCGCGGTGGGCAAGAGCGACCGCGTCGACGCCGGTGCGATGCTGGACGTGACCATCCCGGTCGAGGCCGACCCCCTCGAGGTGGTGCCCGAGATCGTCGAGGGCATCCGGATCATCCACGACGACGACGCGATCGTGGTCATCGACAAGCCCGTCGGCGTCGCGGTGCACCCCTCGCCCGGCTGGACCGGCCCGACCGTGGTGGGGCACCTCGCGGGCGCCGGGTTCCGCATCTCCACCAGCGGCGCCAGTGAGCGGCAGGGCATCGTGCAGCGCCTCGACGTCGGCACCAGCGGCGTGATGGTGATCTGCAAGTCGGAGCACGCGTACTCCGTGCTGAAGAACGCCTTCCGCCACCGCACGGTCGACAAGACCTACCACGCCCTCGTGCAGGGCCACCCGGACCCGCTGGCCGGCACCGTCGACGCGCCGATCGGCCGTCACCCGCACCACGACTACAAGTTCGCGGTGATGGCCGACGGCCGGCACAGCGTCACCCACTACGAGACGCTCGAGGCCCACCGGTTCGCCAGCCTGCTCGAGATCCACCTCGAGACCGGTCGCACCCACCAGATCCGCGTCCACATGAGCGCGCTCAAGCATCCCTGCGTGGGCGACCTCACCTACGGCGCCGACCCGGTGCTCGCCAAGCGGGTCGGGCTGGAGCGCCAGTGGCTGCACGCGATGCGCCTCGGGTTCGAGCACCCGGAGTCGGGGGAGTACGTCACCTACGAGTCCACCTACCCCGACGACCTCGCCCACGCCCTCGAGGTCGTCCGTGACGGCGCCTGA
- a CDS encoding GNAT family N-acetyltransferase translates to MTAPDLTLRPAGVGDLEQVATVHLAARAAAVPAMPPGVHTDEEVRAWVAGWDLSDHDVWVALAGGSVVGYARFTSTWLDDLYVSPAWQGSGVGSALFDVVTGQRPDGFCLWVFESNRPARAFYLRRGCIELERTDGSGNEERSPDVRVAWPGADAVTFLRGLIDEADLVLGDVLARRTALTRAVQSVKPTAERDPAREAEIARRVAAVVPELGEERVARIVDVIIGASLEVARGDGGAVDR, encoded by the coding sequence GTGACGGCGCCTGACCTGACCCTGCGCCCAGCGGGCGTCGGTGACCTCGAGCAGGTGGCGACCGTCCACCTCGCGGCCCGCGCCGCCGCGGTCCCCGCGATGCCCCCGGGCGTGCACACCGACGAGGAGGTGCGCGCCTGGGTCGCCGGGTGGGACCTGTCGGACCACGACGTCTGGGTCGCCCTGGCCGGCGGCAGCGTCGTGGGCTACGCCCGCTTCACCTCGACGTGGCTCGACGACCTCTACGTCTCCCCGGCGTGGCAGGGCAGCGGCGTGGGCTCCGCGCTGTTCGACGTGGTCACCGGCCAGCGCCCTGACGGCTTCTGCCTCTGGGTCTTCGAGTCCAACCGGCCGGCCCGCGCCTTCTACCTCCGCCGCGGCTGCATCGAGCTCGAGCGCACCGACGGCAGCGGCAACGAGGAGCGGTCACCCGACGTGCGGGTGGCCTGGCCCGGAGCCGACGCGGTGACGTTCCTGCGCGGCCTGATCGACGAGGCCGACCTGGTCCTAGGCGACGTGCTCGCGCGGCGTACGGCGCTGACCCGCGCCGTGCAGTCGGTGAAGCCGACGGCCGAGCGTGACCCGGCCCGGGAGGCCGAGATCGCCCGCCGGGTCGCCGCGGTGGTCCCCGAGCTCGGGGAGGAGCGGGTCGCCCGGATCGTCGACGTGATCATCGGCGCCTCGCTCGAGGTCGCCCGTGGCGACGGTGGAGCCGTGGACCGCTAG
- a CDS encoding DUF6886 family protein yields the protein MLPSPGEVLHFSEDPSIAVFEPHVAATAQQPESYVWAVDALNSPCYWFPRQCPRVCSWVQVDGRAEDRVHAVEEAWLATVRVTRLWAYRFDASTFRPFGERPHAWVATVPVEPLGPPVEVGDLVALHEAHGIDLRVLPELEPYFAQVRAAGREFSGIRMGNARIGPAGPFATRR from the coding sequence ATGCTGCCGAGCCCGGGGGAGGTCCTCCACTTCAGCGAGGACCCGTCGATCGCGGTGTTCGAGCCGCACGTCGCCGCGACCGCGCAGCAGCCGGAGTCGTACGTCTGGGCCGTCGACGCGCTCAACAGCCCCTGCTACTGGTTCCCCCGCCAGTGCCCGCGGGTGTGCTCGTGGGTCCAGGTCGACGGACGCGCCGAGGACCGGGTGCACGCGGTCGAGGAGGCGTGGCTGGCGACCGTGCGCGTGACCCGCCTGTGGGCCTATCGCTTCGACGCCTCGACCTTCCGGCCGTTCGGCGAGCGGCCGCACGCGTGGGTCGCCACCGTCCCGGTCGAGCCGCTCGGACCACCGGTCGAGGTCGGCGACCTCGTGGCGCTGCACGAGGCGCACGGCATCGACCTGCGCGTGCTGCCCGAGCTCGAGCCCTACTTCGCGCAGGTCCGCGCGGCAGGCCGGGAGTTCTCCGGGATCCGGATGGGCAACGCGCGCATCGGCCCGGCCGGACCGTTCGCGACCCGCCGCTGA
- a CDS encoding DUF2332 domain-containing protein, whose translation MLLHDDVSEEYRDFATYAAGDSPCFEEWALGVVEDAEVLAWLGTLPPVKRQPNLVFAAARWHGAPAPGPYAGLRRVLVEQEAEVRSTVMGRATQTNEVGRLATLTPVLALVEGPLALVEVGASAGLCQFPDRYDYDWAPVGSLRGSGGPLLTASATGPVPVPQRHPEVAWRGGVDLNPLDVTDPDAMAWLENLVWPEQDVRRERLRAAIDVARREPPRLRRGDLFDHLPGLLDEAAPHGTPVVFHSAVIAYLEEPDRRRFHDLMTGLVAEGRCRWVSNEGPRVLPGVTGGRAVPTGRFVTALDGVPLAWSHGHGHSLAWVG comes from the coding sequence ATGCTGCTGCACGACGACGTGAGCGAGGAGTACCGGGACTTCGCCACCTACGCGGCCGGCGACTCGCCGTGCTTCGAGGAGTGGGCGCTCGGTGTGGTCGAGGACGCGGAGGTGCTGGCCTGGCTGGGCACGCTGCCGCCGGTGAAGCGGCAGCCCAACCTCGTCTTCGCCGCCGCGCGCTGGCACGGTGCGCCCGCGCCGGGCCCGTACGCCGGGCTGCGCCGCGTGCTCGTGGAGCAGGAGGCCGAGGTCCGCAGCACGGTGATGGGCCGCGCCACCCAGACCAACGAGGTCGGCCGCCTCGCGACCCTCACCCCGGTGCTGGCGCTGGTGGAGGGCCCGCTGGCGCTGGTCGAGGTCGGCGCCAGCGCCGGGCTCTGCCAGTTCCCGGACCGCTACGACTACGACTGGGCGCCGGTCGGTTCGCTGCGGGGGAGCGGCGGGCCGCTGCTCACCGCCAGCGCCACCGGGCCGGTGCCGGTCCCGCAGCGGCACCCGGAGGTGGCGTGGCGCGGCGGCGTCGACCTCAACCCGCTCGACGTCACGGACCCCGACGCCATGGCGTGGCTGGAGAACCTGGTGTGGCCCGAGCAGGACGTACGCCGCGAGCGGCTGCGCGCCGCGATCGACGTCGCCCGGCGCGAGCCCCCGCGGCTGCGCCGCGGCGACCTGTTCGACCACCTCCCCGGCCTGCTGGACGAGGCCGCACCCCACGGGACGCCCGTGGTGTTCCACTCGGCCGTGATCGCCTACCTCGAGGAGCCCGACCGCCGGCGCTTCCACGACCTGATGACCGGGCTGGTGGCCGAGGGCCGCTGCCGGTGGGTGAGCAACGAGGGTCCGCGGGTGCTGCCGGGGGTCACCGGGGGCCGCGCGGTGCCCACCGGGCGCTTCGTGACGGCGCTCGACGGCGTGCCGCTCGCGTGGAGCCACGGTCACGGGCACTCCCTCGCGTGGGTCGGCTGA